actcagccattaaaaagaatacatttgaatcagttctaatgaggtgaatgaaactggagccgattatacagagtgaagtaagccagaaagaaaaacaccaatacagtatactaatgcatatatatggaatttagaaagatggtaacgataaccctgtatgtgagacagcaaaagagacgcagatgtatagaacagtcttttggactctgtgggagagggagagggtgggatgatttgggagaatggcattgaaacatgtataatatcatatgtgaaacgaatcgccagtccaggttcgatacatggtacaggatgctcagggctcgtgcactgggatgacccagagggatggtatggggagggaggtgggaggtgggtacaggatggggaacacgtgtacatccgtggcggattcatgttgatgtatggcaaaaccaatacaatattgtaaagtaaaaaaaataataataatagaaataaaaagcagagacattactttgccaacaaaggtctgtctagtcaaggctatggtttttccaatagtcatgtatggatgtgagagttggactataaagaaagctgagtgctgaagaattgatgcttttgaactgtggtgttggagaagactcttgagagtcccttggacagcaagaagatccacgCGGAGcatcttaaaggagaccagtcctgagtgttcattggaaggactgatgttgaagctgaaactccaatactttggccacctaatgcgaagaactgacttatttgaaaagaccctgatgctgggaaagattgaaggcaggaggagaaggggacgacagaggataagatggttggatggcatcaccgattcaatggacatgagtttgggtaaactccaggagttggtgatggacaggaaggcctggcatgctgtggtccgtggggttgcaaagagttgaatacgactgagcaactgaactgaactgaatgtttgggGAGACCAGTGGAGGGGGGATCTCATTGACCCACCCAGTGTTAGGTAAACCTAACACCTTTGTTTTAATCCCATCAATGTCTGTTTTATTTACCCGATTAGTTAATAAATATCTAAAGATTTTCATTCTGCCTGAGGGGTCCAGTAActcttcccttttgatttctctttattCTACCACttacaatatttgttttatttatcttatttttaaataaccccTTAAAATTTCCACCTTGTTCCCCATGAGGGAAAACTGAGACACCAAACTCCTTAAGGCTTTCCAAactctttttggttttgttttcctttttttctcatcaAGGATTTCTTAAAGTTAGTTGCTATATTTCTTTGTATCTACCctcttaatttattctttttaataggtaCCAATAAAACAGGTACTTATGATGAgctctgtaaaatattttatcactttAGAAGCTTTTCCAATttaaaggatccatcatctggcCATTGACAAGGATCTTAATAGTGACTCAAACCAACAAAATGCAAGAGACATCCCCACAAGGGAGTGTAGAGAATTCAGTCTTCACAAGATCCAGAAAGTTCAGTCTCAAATATAGTCTGAGAAATTAAAGACTTTTGTTACCTCACTAATAAAGCAATGAGGGTTGAGATAACACAGGCCCGTATGGACTAAGACTCCATATGACAAAGTCCCCTGAGAATTGGCACAGCTGGACCAAGAGACTGCTAAGAATCCCAGTCTATTCAGCTGGCTCCCAAGTGCACACTGGTAGGTGCAccttgtgagagctggaccataaggaaggctgagcaccaaagaattgacgtttTCAAAATGAGTTgctagagaggactcttgagagcccctcggactgcaaggagatcaaaccagtcaatcctagaggaaataaatcctgagtattcattggaaggaccgatgctgaagctgaagctccaatcattggccacctgatgggatgTGTccactcattgggaaagactctgatgctgggaaagattgaaagcaggaagagaagggggagatagaggatgagatggttggatagcgtcaccaactcaatagtcatgaatttgagcaaactccaggagatagtagaggacagaggagcctggcatgctgtaacccatgggaccacaaagagacAGATTAgacttagtgtctgaacaacaacagcaaaagtgCACCTGCCAGAGATGGTAGAGAAAATAGAGAGTATTCTCACTGGTTTACAAGCCAAGCTCTCAAGACACAGAACAAGACGAAAGGAAAACCTAATCAGATGAATGATTTTCTTCCTTAGGACAAAGGACACAAAAAACAGACAAGGAGAACAGTGACAACTTCTGAGAGGAAAAGAATCAACAAATCGAGAGTACTCTGCCAAATTTCAAGCCAAGAGTCACCAAATCCAGTTAGCCCTATATCTGTTTTCTCCAGATAATCTattttaggaaagagaaaaacttacCACTCTTGTTTCCAATAGATCTAGAAGATAGAGATTCAGGAGACAGGCATCGTAAGAATTCTTAAATTTTGTCAGTCATCCTAGGGTCTCTTAACTGTAGCAGCTTTGAAGTGAGTAGTGTCCAGCCAGTAAAGCTGCATCCCACCCTTGTTGCCAGCTCTTGGGGAGGAAGAAATTTCCCTCTGCCCTTCTAGGTTCCTCTCGCGGGTCTAAGAATGAAATTGACATGAGAGTGAGGTCtcatcagaagaaaataaaacgaAGTTTAACAACACACATAAATgggagagatccagaaaaactaACACTCTGAAATACTTGAAACTGTCACCTTAAATACtgtctaattaaaaaatagtcataacctaaaagttgagaaatatgtttttatttggtgggaatttttaggactttaagcctgggagacagcatctcaagtgaccctgagagaacttctctgaggaggtgaggcaaggagccaggttatatagaagttttgtaaCAAAGGGCatgtagtctgaacatcaaaatgatataattaaaggaaaccagatatcctaagttaatgaatttagcacttttctatacATGGGAAAGTTagagtctacttctgcttcactgactatgctaaagccttcgactgtgtgaatcataacaaactgtggaaaattcttaaagagatgggaatatcaagccatcttatctgcctcctgagaaacctgtatgcaagaagcaacagttataaccgtacctggaacaatggactggttcaaaattgggaaaggagtatgtcaaggctgtatatagtcaccctgcttatttaacttatatgcagagtacatcatgtgaaatgctgggctgaatgaagcacaaacttGATTCccggaaccaagattgccaggagaaatatcaataacttcatatgTGCAAATGACATcatcctcatggcagaaagtgaagaggaactaaagagccccttgatgaaggtgaaagagaaaagtgaaaagctggcttaaaactcagcattcgaaagatgaagatcatggcatccagtcccatcacttcatggtaaataaatgCGGAAATCATGGAAACAGtgaataactttattttcttgggctccaaaatcactgaggaaggtgactacagccatgaaaataaaagacacttgctccttggaagaaaagctatgacaaaccgagaTAGCCtattaaaaccagagacattgccgacaaaggtccatatagtcaatgctatggtttttccagtagtcatgtatagatgtgagagttggacaataagaaggctgagtgctgaagaactcatgcttttgaactgtgatgttggagagagtcccttggactgcaaggaaatcaaacaagtcaattctaaaggaaatcaaccctgactattcattggaaagactgatgctgaagctgaagctccaatattttggccacctgatacgaaaagctgactcattagaaaagaccctggtgctgggaaaggttgaaggcaggaggagaaggggatgacagaggatgagatcgttggatggcatcaccgactcaacggacatgagtttgagcaagctctgggagatggtaaaggacagggaagcctggcgtgctgcaatcaaAGGGCTTGCAgagctagacacaactgagcggctaaacaacaacaactataagagtctgggctcactgaaataatttttttcatttgtatctcagctatctggggccagtatcttgTGTTTTTCCCGTAAAAGAAGATGTTGGAGGTAGGGGCTTAAGGGGTTTGAAGAGGCATGGAGATGGAAtagcaaatgtttggtaaatagATGTTTGCTGGCCCATGCAGAGATAATGGGATACAAAGGGGTCTCATCTCCATCTCTAAGCCCATATTCTCTGCAGATGTCCCTGGTGATTCCTGAAACAGGCCCTCTGTTTAAATTCTTCAGGCAGTTAGAGGGAAGGTCAATTTTTCCTAAGTCTTTTGGGCTTTGATTGTTTTCGTTTTTAAGTAATCTGCATTCTAAAGAGATATTTTGGGTGGCAGATTTTGCTCCCCTACAGGACTTTGGCCTAGGAGACTGCTCTCAGCCAGCTCCAATGATCTGTTCCAAAGAAGTAAGGGAAAAGATAGCATTtatatcaatcttttttttttttttttgccgggAGAAGGGGGATGAATATGTAGTCaaaaaaagattactgctaatcccAAACAACAGACACCTCAAGTgaatgattttagtgtttttctatatatgatgttgttcagtcactaagtcctgtctgactcttttgagaccccatagactgaagcccaccaagctccgctgtccatgggattttctaggcaagaatactagagtgggttgccacttccttctccctgggatcttcctaacccaaggactgaaccctcgtctcctgcattgcaggtggattttttactgacagccaccagagaagttatATGTGCAAGAATCTGGGGTCATGGAAATTTTCCCTTAGATAAACATCTTACCTAGGGACGAGTACAATGcaaatgctttctgtttttcttcatccTGAAGTCTCCTCAGGGTGCACTGAGGGAGGGAGTTCCCTCAGGTAGGTGACCACTGTGGCTGATGCTTGATGTTTGTAGAACTGGAATGATGGGCTACATTCTTTCCTTTACAGTACCGAGTCTGGGAGGAGCTGTGTGGGCTGGAGTCAGCTGGAGGAAGCTGACCGCCCTGTCAGCTTCTCACTTAGCCTTGAGCTGGTGATTATAAGCTGggtcccagggccccagggccagAGTCACATGCTGCAGTACGGGCAGGGACAGCGGCAGCTGTAGGGGCAGCATGCTGGCCAGGGGGCTTCCCCTCCGCTCAGCCCTGGTCAAAGCCTGCCCACCCCTCCTGAACAcgggcagggagggctggggccACCACAGGGTGGGCACTGGAGAGGGAGCTGGCATCTCCACGAGGACCCCTCGCCCCTACAGTGAGATCCCCTCCCCTGGTGACAATGGCTGGATTAACCTGTACCATTTCTGGAGGAAGAAGAGCTCACAGCGAATCCACTTTCGCCACatcgagaacttccagaagtATGGCCCCATTTACAGGTAAGCCTGGCAGAGGATGGGGGCTGGCGGGATAGGGAAGCCGGTGGTGGCCCCCTCCCTGAAAGGTCTGCCTTCCCCTTCCAGGCTCTGGTTCACCTCTGACTTTATTTCTTCCTGCCTGGGGTGGCAGGAGTAGAGTTAATGCTTCCCAGACAGTGGGTTCACTTTCCAGCCCTGAGGCCTCAACAGTCCCCGGGCTCTACACCTTTAGAAActttggggaggtggggaggccaAGAGAATAAGCCCCGGTACCTCCATTATCTGCAGGACACTTTGCAAGGTGTGGTTGTCATCCCCATTTTCAGAGGAGaaggaagttcagagaggttaggaCTCTAGCCCTGACCACTCAGCTAGAAGCCCGTCCTGCTAGGGTGCTGGTCTTGTCACCCCTGGGCCTGTGGGGCTCTGAGTGGCTGATTGGTCCCTTCCATTAGGCCTGGCTGCCGTCCCTCTTCCCCAAACATCTGCCTTGCATCCAGCCAGGAGGGAGGGCCTTTGGTCTTTTGGCCTCGCTGTACCCCACCTTcttgccctggggtgggggtgaggtctGGGGGCTGCCCTTGGGAGGGAGGCCTCACTTGTTCTGGTTTAGCAGTTTCTAAGGTAGGTGGGCTTCAAGAGACATTTGGGTTCCTTTCTGAGAGCATAGGTGAGGGGGATTAGAGGTGGCAAAGGTGATGgttgagggcagggaggggataTGAGGAAGGATAAcgctttacttttactttatttacttatttattttttggtgggggggatgcactgtgtggcctgtgggatcttagttctcttcagggatggagcctgtgtcccctgcagtgggagtgctGAGccgtaaccactggactgacagggaattcCCCCTTTTACAGTTATAAGCGCTTTTTTAGAACTGGTTGGAGACAGGGCACCCCCTTAGCCCCAGGCTGAATGTTAGGTTTGGAAGAAGTTTGCTCCTTAGTCTCTCTtctttgtctgtctctttctctcccttctaaGCCTCTCTCCCCAGTCTTACTCCATGGATTTTTTCATTATTCCctacttcctcccctcctcctccttcctgttcCTAGCCCCTTGTAGGAACTCTTTATTTTATAAAGCCCTTATTTTCCGAGTCACTTTCATTTGAGCCTTGCAACCTGTCCTTAAATTTGGCATTATTCCCaattcacagatgggaaaactgagacccagagagaagggtcttgccaaggtcacacagttcatCAGGGCAAAGCCAGGGCTGGAACCCTGATTGTTTAGCTTCCAGTTCAGGGTGTCAGGCTttccagggggcactagtggtaaagaatccacctgccaatgccagagatgcaagagatgtgggtttgatccctgggtcaggaaaatcccctggaggaggacatggcaacccactccagtattcttgcctggaaatcccatggacagagaagcctggcgggctagagtccatggggtcgaaaagagttggacatgagtgagcacacatattattatattattcagGGTGTCAGTATTTTAACTAGAGCCTGGAAATAAAAACTTCTAAATGAACATGAGGAATTTACAAGTTTCATGGACTTTCCCTTAATACAAGTCTATTCCTGTTCTTTATTCAATAGTTTAGAAAAATTGATATCAAATACAATCTCAGTTTTGATAATATTTATGTACCATTCagaatgtgaatgtatttatatGCTATTTTGTGTTGTCCTATAACAATGTACCAAggacttcttttctcttttctctcttcaatataattttaaaaggcagcATATTAGCCCATAGTATGGATAAGGCATATTTTTTTCAGCTAGCTTTTTAAAGTGGATATTTagaccactcttttttttttttttttaactattagaCATCcttatccattttttttctctatgaacATTTTCATCCATCAGGCATCACTGATGTCAGATAGCTGCCTTGGGCTAGATTCCCAGAGGTAGAATTGATAATAACAATAGCATTTCAAGGACTCTGCTTAGCTGTTTTTAATGGAGTCAGTGGTTTGAGGATGTGTGGCAGCTGGAAAAACACTGAGGGGATTTTCTGGGAGGACATGGTCGGCCAAGGAGACTTGGGGAAGATAGGCCTGGGCTCTGTGGGTTAGTGGCTAAAGCCATGCTCTCTCCCACTCCCCAGCCTCgccttctccccttcccctctctctccattctcaagggagaggaaggaagagaggggaaggagggtagagagagggagagaataaGAATTTGGCTTATACTTGTatgcttttatattttacctTGAAGTGTATCTTGAATTAACTTTCTTATGCAAAAGGCAGATACAAGTGAGAAGCAgaattttctgttgtttcatgACAGTTGTACATTAATACTATGCAAAGTGTCTTCAGGTATATTTATACCTGGGGCTTGATGATTtagctctgttttattttaatagtgACAGAGTACTTTGTTGGGCGTCTAATTCCTGGGGGAGGGTGACCAGTCCCAAAACATCAATCCTAGAGCTTAGAAGGGACTGCCTGGCCTGGTGTGTGACCTGCTAGCAAGCTACGTGGAGTCACTCTAGCCCAGGGTTACTCCCAGCTGCCATGGAAGTGCCATGTTTCTGAGCTCTGCATAGGTGAGAGGGTGGAGGGTGCTGAGAGTGTAGACACACAGGAAGAATGAACACTGGACGGCCTGATGATCCAGGGGAGGCCCTGGGTAGGGGTGGCCTTGGTCCTGAGGATGTCTAGGAGTCACTGTGATGATAAGATGAGCACGAAGCTGTTACTTAGAgtatgtcttcccaggtggcacagtagtaaagcatccgcctgccaatgcaggagacacgaggaacaagggttcagtccctgggcaggaagaccccttggaggagggcttggcaacccactccagtattcttccctggagaattccatgaacagaggagcctggtgggttacagtccataaggtcacaaaaaatcagactgagcacagacacacgcAACAGCAGTCACACTCATAGATTTCATATCATCCTGTTCCTCAGCAATCCTGTCGGGCAGGTACTGTATTTATCCccactgaagaaactgagactcggaGGAGGAGCCTCAGGTCGTACAGCGAGGAAACTAGGGGCCAGGATCCACTCCCAGGCCCGTCCGCGCTGTGCTGTCAGCCGCAGGGTGGTTACAGAGGAGCTGAGTCCTGTGCCCTGATTGCTCAGGGTCTGCGGGACTCTCCGCAGATCCTGACTTCACAGCGCCCCTCTTCTGCCCTTCTAGGGAGAAGCTCGGCAATTTGGAGTCAGTTTATATCATTCACCCTGAAGACGTGGCCCATCTCTTTAAGTTCGAGGGATCCTACCCACAGAGATATGACATCCCGCCCTGGCTGGCCTATCACCAGTATTATCAGAAACCCATCGGAGTCCTGTTTAAGTGAGTCCTGGGCCCTctcccaggggctggagggagatgCTTGGTGGCTGGGGCAAGGGCAAAGGCTGGGGGTGAGATGCTGGGGCCGTGCTTGTCCTGCCCTTTCTGTTAACAGCTGGGCCTCTAGACAAGTCCCTGTCATCTTCCTGCCTCCATCAAACAGATGATGGGGAGGATGAACTGCCCTGCCAATCTTCAGGAACATGGTCAGGAAGAAGATCTTACTGAGTAATTAAAGACCTTGAAAAGTTCTCATTCACTGGTTCATCCAGTAAGACCCATTTTATTGAGTGCCTCATATGTGCCAGTCCTGGTGCCGGACTCTGAGTGACAAGTAGGGCAGGGCCCTGCCCCTAGGAGAGTCCCTTATAGTCTAAAGGAGCAGTAAGAAGCATGAACAAATCAGTGTATCTAAATGCAGTAGATACCATTTTCCACCAAATTgctcatcaaaaaaagaaaatgtgaccataacaaatgttgatgaggatATGGAGCAACTAGAGTGCTCCTAGCTTGCTAGTGGGACTGAAAACCGATGTCaccactttggaaaatggttGGACATTACTTCCTGCTGTTGAATGTTTATAATGCAGCCATTATAAACCCATACTTAAAATGCAGTCATTCTGCTCTCAGGAATATACTCCAAAGaatacccccaccccacccaccgaGACAGATATGTACTAAGATGTTTGCAATGCAGTTGTTCATAATAGCAAAAACCGGGAAGTCACCTAAATGCCTAACAGGAGCATGAAACGAGTGACGGTGGCAGGCCCCAGTCAACAAGAACAGACTCAGTGTCTCACAACAATACAGATGATACTTAGAGATATAAAttgagtgaaaaaagcaagtCATGACAGCTTTtataagaaattgaaaacaagcatgcatttttttaaaagcacgtTTTGGAAATATATGTTGATCAGAtaaaactatttacaaaagcaaagaagagattcaggttgggaggcagggaggcaggatgTGGGGGGACCGGGTTGGCATCTGAAAGTTATCATCAAGCTTCTAGTATTCATGTTGGATTGTGAGTTTATAATAACATTCTTGTAAACATAAAAAGCCCCCAAATAACAAAGAGGGCTTTGCACGGATCTATTTTCAAGAAAGGGCTGTAAGCTGTGAATAGGAATGGGTATTAACCCAATTCTGGGCACCTGAGATTCCCCACCAATGAAAGTAATGAGACGTGCTGGGGGTACAGAGGTTGGTCAGTTGTGCAGGGGCCAGAAAAGGTGATGTAGAGGGAGCCTTGAATGGTAGGAGGTGAGATTGACCAGGAGGAAGCAGAAGTGGTGGGGAGGGCAGATCTGTAGCAGAGGCCAAGACTAGAGGGCTTGACAGTTACTTAAAGGCTCTAAGAATAGGATTTCCATCTTGtttaaagcagcagcagcagcagaggcagtcgAGCACGGTTGGGGGTTTgatcttcagctttttttttttttttttttctgtcacacaAGCCTCCCTATTCCCTCCCCTCTGTCCTGCCTAGGccaggcagaagctgggaggagggTAGGGCAGGGAGGGCTGTGGATGTGAGCGCTGGACTTCGAGCTGTGGctcagcctcctgggaaagcctagTCAGCCCCCTCTGTGTTTGCTAGGCCTGGGGTTTGTGACCATGAGGGCCCGAGGGCCCATGTTTTTCCAGGAAGTCAGGAGCCTGGAAGAAAGACCGGGTGGTCCTGAACACGGAGGTGATGGCTCCAGAGGCAATAAAGAACTTCATCCCACTGCTGAATCCAGTGTCTCAGGACTTCGTCAGCCTCCTGCACAAGCGCATCAAGCAGCAGGGCTCCGGAAAGTTTGTAGGGGACATCAAGGAAGACCTGTTTCACTTTGCTTTTGAGTGTAAGGAACTGGAATCTACCTGGCCACAGTCCTGGGGATGGGAGAACCTAGCATCTCACCTTGAGACCCAGCATAGACTCTGAAGAAGTGTCAGGATTGGTTTCTGGGAGGAGCCGCTGAACACATTCTCTGTCATCAGCTACCCGGGGGAGAGCTGCACACTCTCATCTGATTCATGATATGGGGGCAAGAATTTCTAAAATGTGGGTCCCTGTCACCAGTTTCCTCCAAAAGCCAGGGTTTGACTTGGCCTTTCATTCAGCAAATCTCTCTCTTGGGACAGAGCTTCCCTTCGAAgtctgggaggagaggggagggttgGGTGGGTAATTGAAACAGGGTATTGGAGGATGTGTAGGAATTTTCCAGATGGAATAAAGAGGTTGGACAgtgcaggcagaaggaacagcacatgcaaaggccctgtggcttGATGGGGGTCATGTGGtcactgcaggagacttggagTGCCCAGGGTTTGGCATAAAATTCCTGACCCAAGAGGCAGGAAACCCTTGAGGGTTGTTGTGACTTCTTATGACCAGCCAGAGTAGGCCCTGGATGGCCAGTTACTGGGGACTAATGTCCCCCCAGGCACCCATCTGACCTGTTCCAGGAAGTATTTAGCCACTCTGGTCAGTTGTAGATGAGAAGTCTCTCTTCCCAGGAGGAAAGCTGAGAGGCTGCTGGGGGGCGCTGGTGGAAGGGGGACAGAGCAGTTTCCGCCCAGCCTGAGCCTTTTCTCAGCCGTGCTGGAGGCTCTGCCTCCCACTTGAGGGATCCTTTTTTAGGGTCTGTCCTATGACCCTCTGAAGGGCCTGATTGACTGCCACAAAGGCAGCTTTCCTTATTCCTACAATCTCAGCCCTTTGGGACTCAGCTCTCAGTTTCTTTACTGAAGGAGGCTAAGGTTGGATGCAAGGGCTTCCATGtgttggggaggggcggggggcgatAGTTTCCTGGGAGCTGAGGCTGTCAGATGGTCAGGTTGGATGAGACTCTTCAACTTTGCAGCCATCACCAATGTCATGTTTGGGGAGCGCCTGGGGATGCTGGAGGACACAGTGAACACCGAGGCCCAGAAGTTCATTGATGCCGTCTACAAGATGTTCCATACCAGTGTCCCTCTGCTCAACCTCCCTCCAGAACTGTACCGTCTGTTCAGAACCAAGACTTGGAGGGACCATGTAGCCGCATGGGACACAATTTTCAATAAAGGTGAGGGCTGTACCCTGGGCAGTCATAGGTGGGAGCCAGGAGAGTCCTGTCTGCCTCTGGAGATGGGAAATCCAGGCCTGGGTTGGAAGGTTGAGGgttgggggagtggggagaaagacacagagggagagagaaagtcaGTTGGGAGCCTCAGACCTTGGCCTGCCGCTTTGTCCCAAGTTACG
This window of the Budorcas taxicolor isolate Tak-1 chromosome 21, Takin1.1, whole genome shotgun sequence genome carries:
- the LOC128066929 gene encoding cholesterol side-chain cleavage enzyme, mitochondrial yields the protein MLARGLPLRSALVKACPPLLNTGREGWGHHRVGTGEGAGISTRTPRPYSEIPSPGDNGWINLYHFWRKKSSQRIHFRHIENFQKYGPIYREKLGNLESVYIIHPEDVAHLFKFEGSYPQRYDIPPWLAYHQYYQKPIGVLFKKSGAWKKDRVVLNTEVMAPEAIKNFIPLLNPVSQDFVSLLHKRIKQQGSGKFVGDIKEDLFHFAFESITNVMFGERLGMLEDTVNTEAQKFIDAVYKMFHTSVPLLNLPPELYRLFRTKTWRDHVAAWDTIFNKAEKYTEIFYQDLRQKTEFRNYPGILYCLLKSEKMLLEDVKANITEMLAGGVDTTSMTLQWHLYEMARSLNVQEMLREEVLNARRQAEGDISKMLQMVPLLKASIKETLRLHPISVTLQRYPESDLVLQDYLIPAKTLVQVAIYAMGRDPAFFSNPDKFDPTRWLGKDKDLIHFRNLGFGWGVRQCVGRRIAELEMTLFLIHILENFKVEMQQIGDVNTIFNLILTPDKPIFLVFRPFNQDPPQA